One stretch of Epinephelus lanceolatus isolate andai-2023 chromosome 15, ASM4190304v1, whole genome shotgun sequence DNA includes these proteins:
- the LOC144467044 gene encoding uncharacterized protein LOC144467044 isoform X5 — translation MVDRSSFYQIQDAYCVDTVKDFWNEKRAAIIAQLQSKGAVVVLGDARMDSPGFSAQYCTYTTMDNDSKQIVSTVNIDKRQNMRNSGALEKEGFTQTLETLGKEVNITLANTKTAVSGTLWTCGTVPSHWPKKFIRQDSIKDVKNSWTGQETFAITSGIVANQLIPMMSSSNCGEVSCTM, via the exons ATGGTGGACAGGTCCAGCTTCTATCAGATCCAAGATGCTTACTGTGTTGACACAGTAAAGGATTTTTGGAACGAGAAGAGGGCTGCCATCATCGCCCAGCTTCAGTCCAAGGGAGCGGTTGTGGTCTTGG GTGATGCAAGAATGGACAGTCCTGGGTTTAGTGCACAATACTGCACCTACACCACGATGGACAATGACTCCAAACAGATAGTCAGCACGGTCAACATTGACAAGAGACAGAACATGCGGAATTCAGGGGCCCTGGAGAAGGAGGGCTTCACACAAACACTGGAAACCCTCGGGAAGGAAGTAAACATC ACACTGGCAAATACAAAGACAGCGGTATCAGGCACACTTTGGACATGTGGCACGGTTCCAAGTCACTGGCCAAAAAAATTCATACG GCAGGACAGCATAAAGGATGTGAAGAACTCCTGGACTGGACAAGAGACATTTGCAATCACTTCTGGCATTGTTGCAAATCAGCTGATACCTATGATGAGTTCATC GAATTGTGGAGAGGTGTCTTGCACCATGTAA
- the LOC144467044 gene encoding uncharacterized protein LOC144467044 isoform X2, giving the protein MEWLGMVDRSSFYQIQDAYCVDTVKDFWNEKRAAIIAQLQSKGAVVVLGDARMDSPGFSAQYCTYTTMDNDSKQIVSTVNIDKRQNMRNSGALEKEGFTQTLETLGKEVNIVSSALMPTCRYQHCSTLANTKTAVSGTLWTCGTVPSHWPKKFIRQDSIKDVKNSWTGQETFAITSGIVANQLIPMMSSSNCGEVSCTM; this is encoded by the exons ATGGAGTGG TTGGGGATGGTGGACAGGTCCAGCTTCTATCAGATCCAAGATGCTTACTGTGTTGACACAGTAAAGGATTTTTGGAACGAGAAGAGGGCTGCCATCATCGCCCAGCTTCAGTCCAAGGGAGCGGTTGTGGTCTTGG GTGATGCAAGAATGGACAGTCCTGGGTTTAGTGCACAATACTGCACCTACACCACGATGGACAATGACTCCAAACAGATAGTCAGCACGGTCAACATTGACAAGAGACAGAACATGCGGAATTCAGGGGCCCTGGAGAAGGAGGGCTTCACACAAACACTGGAAACCCTCGGGAAGGAAGTAAACATCGTGAGTTCTGCACTGATGCCCACATGCAGATATCAGCACTGTTCA ACACTGGCAAATACAAAGACAGCGGTATCAGGCACACTTTGGACATGTGGCACGGTTCCAAGTCACTGGCCAAAAAAATTCATACG GCAGGACAGCATAAAGGATGTGAAGAACTCCTGGACTGGACAAGAGACATTTGCAATCACTTCTGGCATTGTTGCAAATCAGCTGATACCTATGATGAGTTCATC GAATTGTGGAGAGGTGTCTTGCACCATGTAA
- the LOC144467044 gene encoding uncharacterized protein LOC144467044 isoform X4, with the protein MEWLGMVDRSSFYQIQDAYCVDTVKDFWNEKRAAIIAQLQSKGAVVVLGDARMDSPGFSAQYCTYTTMDNDSKQIVSTVNIDKRQNMRNSGALEKEGFTQTLETLGKEVNITLANTKTAVSGTLWTCGTVPSHWPKKFIRQDSIKDVKNSWTGQETFAITSGIVANQLIPMMSSSNCGEVSCTM; encoded by the exons ATGGAGTGG TTGGGGATGGTGGACAGGTCCAGCTTCTATCAGATCCAAGATGCTTACTGTGTTGACACAGTAAAGGATTTTTGGAACGAGAAGAGGGCTGCCATCATCGCCCAGCTTCAGTCCAAGGGAGCGGTTGTGGTCTTGG GTGATGCAAGAATGGACAGTCCTGGGTTTAGTGCACAATACTGCACCTACACCACGATGGACAATGACTCCAAACAGATAGTCAGCACGGTCAACATTGACAAGAGACAGAACATGCGGAATTCAGGGGCCCTGGAGAAGGAGGGCTTCACACAAACACTGGAAACCCTCGGGAAGGAAGTAAACATC ACACTGGCAAATACAAAGACAGCGGTATCAGGCACACTTTGGACATGTGGCACGGTTCCAAGTCACTGGCCAAAAAAATTCATACG GCAGGACAGCATAAAGGATGTGAAGAACTCCTGGACTGGACAAGAGACATTTGCAATCACTTCTGGCATTGTTGCAAATCAGCTGATACCTATGATGAGTTCATC GAATTGTGGAGAGGTGTCTTGCACCATGTAA
- the LOC144467044 gene encoding uncharacterized protein LOC144467044 isoform X3 — protein MVDRSSFYQIQDAYCVDTVKDFWNEKRAAIIAQLQSKGAVVVLGDARMDSPGFSAQYCTYTTMDNDSKQIVSTVNIDKRQNMRNSGALEKEGFTQTLETLGKEVNIVSSALMPTCRYQHCSTLANTKTAVSGTLWTCGTVPSHWPKKFIRQDSIKDVKNSWTGQETFAITSGIVANQLIPMMSSSNCGEVSCTM, from the exons ATGGTGGACAGGTCCAGCTTCTATCAGATCCAAGATGCTTACTGTGTTGACACAGTAAAGGATTTTTGGAACGAGAAGAGGGCTGCCATCATCGCCCAGCTTCAGTCCAAGGGAGCGGTTGTGGTCTTGG GTGATGCAAGAATGGACAGTCCTGGGTTTAGTGCACAATACTGCACCTACACCACGATGGACAATGACTCCAAACAGATAGTCAGCACGGTCAACATTGACAAGAGACAGAACATGCGGAATTCAGGGGCCCTGGAGAAGGAGGGCTTCACACAAACACTGGAAACCCTCGGGAAGGAAGTAAACATCGTGAGTTCTGCACTGATGCCCACATGCAGATATCAGCACTGTTCA ACACTGGCAAATACAAAGACAGCGGTATCAGGCACACTTTGGACATGTGGCACGGTTCCAAGTCACTGGCCAAAAAAATTCATACG GCAGGACAGCATAAAGGATGTGAAGAACTCCTGGACTGGACAAGAGACATTTGCAATCACTTCTGGCATTGTTGCAAATCAGCTGATACCTATGATGAGTTCATC GAATTGTGGAGAGGTGTCTTGCACCATGTAA